One window of Channa argus isolate prfri chromosome 4, Channa argus male v1.0, whole genome shotgun sequence genomic DNA carries:
- the cnot1 gene encoding CCR4-NOT transcription complex subunit 1 isoform X8, translating into MNLDSLSLALSQISYLVDNLTKKNYRASQQEIQHILNRHGPEADRHLLRCLFSHVDFSGDGKSSGKDFHQTQFLIQECVSLISKPNFISTLCYAIDNPLHYQKSLKPSAHLFTQLSKVLKLSKVQEVIFGLALLNSSNADLRGFAAQFIKQKLPDLLRSYVDADLGGNQEGGFQDIAIEVLHLLLSHLLFGQKGASGVGQEQIDAFLKTLCRDFPQERCPVVLAPLLYPEKRDILMDRILPDSGEFAKTIMESSLAEFMQEVGYGFCANVDECRNIILQYGVREVTASQVARVLGMMARTHSGLTDGIPLQSISAPGSGIWSDGKDKNDGSQAHTWNVEVLIDVVKEVNPNLNFKEVTYELDHPGFIIRDSKGLQIVVYGIQRGLGVEVFPVDLIYRPWKHAEGQLSFIQHSLMNPEVFCFADYPCHTVAIDILKAPPEDDNREIATWKSLDLVESMLRLSEVGQYEQVKQLFGFPIKHCPDMLVLALLQISTSWHTLRHELISTLMPIFLGNHPNSAIILHYAWHGQGQSPSIRQLIMHSMAEWYMRGEQYDQAKLSRILDVAQDLKSLSMLLNGTPFAFVIDLAALASRREYLKLDKWLTDKIREHGEPFIQACVTFLKRRCPSIMGGLAPDKDQPKSAQLPPETLATMLACLQSCAGNVSQELSETILTMVANCSNVMNKARQPPPGVMPKGRAPSTSSLDAISPVQMDPLSGMGSLNLGNTATSHTQSMQGFPTSLSSAFSNPQSPAKAFPPLSNTNPSTPFGGIGTLSSQLPGPLGSGIGSGIGSSLGMPPVSTDPFGNRKMSTPGLNPPTFQQTDLSQVWPEANQHFSKEIDDEANSYFQRIYNHPPHPTMSVDEVLEMLQRFKDSTIKREREVFNCMLRNLFEEYRFFPQYPDKELHITACLFGGIIEKGLVTYMALGLALRYVLEALRKPYGSKMYYFGIAALDRFKNRLKDYPQYCQHLASIGHFLQFPHHLQECVQYIEYGQQSRDPPVKMQGSITTPGSLALAQVQAQAQSQQVSGPKAPQPGQTSTLVTTTTTTTTAAKTTTITRPTPSSFKKDVPPSINTTNIDTLLVATDQTERIVEPPENVQEKIAFIFNNLSQSNMTQKVEELKETVKEEFMPWVSQYLVMKRVSIEPNFHSLYSNFLDTLKNPEFVKMVLNETYRNIKVLLTSDKAAANFSDRSLLKNLGHWLGMITLAKNKPILYTDLEVKSLLLEAYVKGQQELLYVVPFVAKVLESSLRSMVFRPQNPWTMAIMNVLAELHQEHDLKLNLKFEIEVLCKNLSLDINELKPGNLLKDKEKLKNLEEQLSAPKKEAKPPEEMLPVSTTGDFVPFAAPPSTPAATTTTCTTTGPPTPQFSYHDINVYALAGLAPHININVNIPLLQAHPQLKQCVRQSVERAVQELVHPVVDRSIKIAMTTCEQIIRKDFALDSEESRMRVAAHHMMRNLTAGMAMITCREPLLMSIATNLKNSFAAALRAPTPQQREMMEEAAARIAQDNCELACCFIQKTAVEKAGPEMDKRLATEFELRKHARQEGRRYCDPVVLTYQAERMPEQIRLKVGGVDPKQMAVYEEFARNVPGFLPSNDLSQPTGFLAQPMKQQAWATDDVAQIYDKCIADLEQHLHAIPPSHGINNLTQSLRSLLEAVALARNSRDGIAALGLLQKAVEGLLDATSGADADLLLRYRECHLLVLKALQDGRAYGPQWCNKQITRCLIECRDEYKYNVEAVELLIRNHLVNMQQYDLHLAQSMENGLHYMAVAFAMQLVKLLLVDERSVSHVTEADLFHTIETLMRTCAHSRANAPEGLPQLMDVVRSNYEAMIDRAHSGPNFMMHSGISQASEYDDPPGLREKAEYLLREWVNLYHSAAAGRDSTKAFSAFVGQMHQQGILKTDDLITRFFRLCTEMCVEISYRAQAEQQHNPAASAAIIRAKCYHNLDAFVRLIALLVKHSGEATNTVTKINLLNKVLGIVVGVLIQDHDVRQTEFQQLPYHRIFIMLLLELNAPEHVLETINFQTLTAFCNTFHILRPTKAPGFVYAWLELISHRIFIARMLAHTPQQKGWPMYAQLLIDLFKYLAPFLRNVELNKPMQILYKGTLRVLLVLLHDFPEFLCDYHYGFCDVIPPNCIQLRNLILSAFPRNMRLPDPFTPNLKVDMLSEINIAPRILTNFTGVMPSQFKKDLDSYLKTRSPVTFLSELRSNLQFLSFVSQVSNEPGNRYNIQLINALVLYVGTQAIAHIHNKGSTPSMSTITHSAHMDIFQNLAVDLDTEGRYLFLNAIANQLRYPNSHTHYFSCTMLYLFAEANTEAIQEQITRVLLERLIVNRPHPWGLLITFIELIKNPAFKFWSHDFVHCAPEIEKLFQSVAQCCMGQKQAQQVMEGTGAS; encoded by the exons ATGAATCTTGACTCGCTTTCGCTGGCTTTGTCTCAAATCAGCTATCTGGTGGAcaatttaacaaagaaaaactacCGAGCCAGCCAGCAAGAAATACAGCAT ATTTTAAATCGTCACGGACCTGAGGCAGACAGGCATCTTTTACGCTGTCTCTTCTCCCATGTGGATTTTAGTGGCGATGGTAAAAGTAGTGGCAAGGACTTTCACCAG ACACAGTTTCTGATCCAGGAGTGTGTCTCGTTGATATCAAAGCCAAACTTTATCTCTACTCTGTGCTACGCCATTGACAATCCCCTGCACTACCAGAAG AGTTTGAAGCCATCGGCACACTTATTTACTCAACTAAGTAAAGTTCTTAAGCTCAGCAAGGTCCAGGAG gttATATTTGGCCTTGCTTTGCTCAATTCCAGTAACGCAGACCTTCGTGGTTTTG CTGCACAGTTTATTAAACAGAAACTTCCAGACCTTCTGAGGTCATACGTTGACGCAGATCTCGGAGGAAATCAGGAAGGTGGCTTCCAAGACATTGCCATAGAAGTCTTGCACCTACTGCTCTCCCATCTACTGTTTGGCCAGAAGGGAGCCAGTGGAGTAGGGCAAGAGCAAATTGACGCCTTCCTCAAGACACTTTGCCGAG ATTTCCCCCAAGAGCGTTGTCCTGTGGTGCTTGCACCACTGCTTTACCCTGAAAAACGGGACATTCTGATGGACAGGATCCTGCCAGACTCAGGGGAGTTCGCTAAGACCATAATGGAGAGTTCTCTTGCAGAATTCATGCAAGAAGTTGGCTATGGCTTCTGTGCTAA TGTGGATGAGTGCAGAAACATAATCCTCCAGTATGGGGTGAGGGAAGTGACAGCCAGCCAGGTAGCCAGGGTCCTGGGCATGATGGCTCGTACACATTCTGGTCTAACTGACGGGATCCCACTACAG tcTATTTCAGCTCCAGGAAGTGGTATCTGGAGTGACGGCAAGGATAAGAACGATGGCTCGCAGGCACACACATGGAATGTTGAGGTTCTTATTGATGTAGTCAAAGAAGTG AATCCCAACTTGAACTTCAAAGAGGTGACATATGAACTGGACCACCCGGGCTTTATAATCCGTGACAGTAAAGGCCTACAAATAGTAGTGTATGGCATACAGAGGGGGTTGGGAGTGGAAGTCTTTCCTGTTGACCTCATCTATCGACCATGGAAACATGCAGAAGGACAA ttgtCATTCATTCAGCACTCTTTGATGAACCCAGAGGTGTTTTGCTTTGCTGACTACCCTTGCCACACTGTGGCAATTGACATCCTTAAGGCCCCACCAGAGGATGACAACCGGGAGATTGCCACCTG GAAAAGTTTAGACCTGGTGGAGAGCATGCTGAGGCTCTCTGAGGTGGGCCAGTATGAGCAGGTGAAGCAGCTGTTTGGTTTTCCAATCAAGCATTGCCCAGATATGTTGGTGTTGGCATTATTGCAGATCTCCACCTCCTGGCACACACTGCGCCATGAGCTCATCTCTACCCTTATGCCCATCTTTCTGGGCAACCACCCCAACTCTGCCATCATTCTGCACTATGCCTGGCATGGACAG GGACAGTCTCCCTCCATCCGCCAGTTAATTATGCATTCAATGGCTGAGTGGTACATGAGAGGGGAGCAGTATGATCAGGCCAAGCTGTCTCGCATCCTGGATGTAGCTCAGGACTTGAAG TCTCTGTCCATGCTGCTGAATGGTACTCCCTTTGCCTTTGTTATTGACCTTGCTGCACTTGCCTCTCGACGTGAATACCTCAAACTTGATAAATGGCTAACTGACAAAATCAGAGAGCATGGg gAACCTTTTATCCAGGCATGTGTAACATTCCTGAAGAGACGCTGCCCATCCATTATGGGGGGTTTGGCCCCAGACAAGGACCAGCCCAAAAGTGCCCAGCTGCCCCCAGAAACCTTAGCTACTATGCTGGCCTGCTTGCAGTCTTGTGCTGG GAATGTATCCCAGGAACTGTCAGAGACTATCCTGACCATGGTTGCTAACTGCAGCAATGTAATGAATAAAGCACGGCAGCCACCACCAGGAGTAATGCCAAAAGGGCGTGCCCCTAGCACCAGCAGCCTCGATGCCATCTCACCTGTACAG ATGGACCCTCTGTCTGGCATGGGTTCCTTGAACCTGGGTAACACAGCCACCTCACACACTCAGAGTATGCAGGGTTTCCCAACCTCACTGAGTTCAGCTTTCAGTAATCCCCAGTCCCCAGCAAAGGCCTTTCCGCCTCTCTCCAACACAAACCCCAGCACACCATTTGGGGGCATTGGCACCTTGTCCTCGCAGCTCCCTG gtCCCCTGGGTTCGGGCATAGGCTCTGGTATAGGTTCTAGTCTGGGGATGCCACCAGTAAGCACCGACCCTTTTGGCAACAGGAAGATGAGCACACCGGGCCTCAACCCGCCTACCTTTCAGCAGA ctgACCTTTCTCAGGTGTGGCCTGAAGCAAACCAGCACTTTAGCAAGGAGATAGACGACGAAGCAAACAGTTACTTCCAGCGAATCTACAACCACCCACCTCACCCAACAATGTCTGTGGATGAA GTACTGGAGATGCTTCAGAGATTCAAGGATTCAACCATCAAGCGTGAGCGAGAAGTGTTCAATTGTATGCTTCGGAACTTGTTTGAAGAATATCGATTCTTTCCCCAATATCCAGACAAGGAGCTGCACATCACAGCCTGTCTTTTTGGTGGCATTATTGAGAAGGGTCTTGTCACCTACATGGCCCTGGGCTTGGCACTCCGATATGTTCTTGAAGCTTTAAGAAAACCCTACGGatccaaaatgtattattttggaATTGCTGCCCTAGATAGGTTCAAAAACAg ACTGAAGGACTATCCTCAATATTGTCAACACCTGGCTTCAATTGGACACTTCTTACAATTCCCCCACCATTTACAAGA GTGTGTGCAGTATATCGAGTATGGTCAACAGTCACGGGACCCTCCGGTGAAGATGCAAGGCTCAATCACCACCCCAGGCAGCCTGGCACTGGCACAAGTTCAAGCTCAGGCCCAGTCACAGCAAGTTAGTGGCCCCAAAGCCCCACAGCCAGGTCAAACCAGCACTCTCGTCACTACGACAACAACTACCACCACAGCAGCTAAGACCACCACCATCACAAGACCAACACCCAGCAGCTTCAAAAAAGATGTGCCT CCCTCCATAAACACTACCAACATTGACACCCTGCTGGTAGCCACTGACCAAACGGAAAGGATTGTAGAGCCTCCAGAGAATGTACAGGAGAAGATTGCTTTTATCTTTAACAACCTTTCACAATCCAACATGACGCAGAAG GTTGAAGAGCTAAAAGAGACTGTGAAGGAGGAGTTTATGCCTTGGGTCTCTCAGTACCTTGTGATGAAGCGTGTCAGCATTGAGCCCAACTTCCACAGTCTATACTCAAACTTTCTGGACACACTGAAGAATCCAGAGTTTGTCAAGATGGTTCTTAATGAAACCTACAGGAatattaag GTCCTGTTGACCTCTGACAAGGCAGCTGCCAATTTCTCTGATCGCTCCCTGTTGAAGAACCTGGGCCACTGGCTGGGCATGATAACACTGGCCAAAAACAAACCTATCCTCTATACA GATCTAGAAGTCAAGTCTCTGTTACTGGAGGCCTATGTGAAAGGACAGCAGGAGTTACTTTATGTGGTTCCTTTTGTCGCAAAGGTTTTGGAGTCTAGTCTGCGGAGCATG GTTTTCAGACCCCAGAACCCCTGGACCATGGCCATCATGAATGTTCTGGCTGAGCTGCATCAGGAACATGACCTCAAG CTCAACTTAAAGTTTGAGATTGAAGTTCTTTGTAAGAACTTGTCTTTGGACATCAATGAGCTCAAACCAGGAAATCTGCTAAAGGATAAGGAGAAGTTAAAGAACCTGGAGGAGCAGCTATCTGCaccaaagaaagaagcaaagccCCCTGAGGAGATGCTGCCAGTTTCTACAACAG GAGACTTTGTTCCATTTGCAGCTCCTCCCTCAACTCCAGCTGCTACTACCACCACTTGCACAACCACAGGACCCCCAACCCCACAATTCAGTTACCACGATATCAATGTTTATGCCTTGGCAGGCCTGGCTccacacataaatataaatgtcaaC ATCCCTCTGCTACAGGCACATCCTCAGCTGAAGCAGTGTGTAAGGCAGTCGGTGGAGCGGGCTGTCCAGGAGCTGGTGCACCCTGTGGTTGACCGGTCTATCAAAATTGCCATGACAACTTGTGAGCAGATCATCAGGAAAGACTTTGCCCTGGATTCGGAGGAGTCCCGCATGCGTGTAGCTGCTCACCACATGATGAGAAACCTGACTGCTGGCATGGCCATGATCACCTGCCGTGAACCATTGCTCATGAGCATTGCCACCAATCTTAAGAACAGTTTTGCTGCTGCTCTTAGA GCACCGACACCCCAACAGAGGGAAATGATGGAGGAGGCTGCAGCCAGGATTGCTCAAGACAACTGTGAATTGGCTTGCTGTTTTATACAGAAAACTGCTGTAGAGAAGGCTGGACCTGAAATGGACAAACGACTAGCCACG GAGTTTGAACTGAGAAAGCATGCACGCCAAGAGGGACGTCGCTATTGTGACCCTGTTGTTCTGACTTATCAGGCTGAACGTATGCCTGAACAGATCAGACTTAAG GTGGGAGGAGTTGACCCTAAGCAAATGGCTGTATATGAGGAGTTTGCCAGGAACGTTCCAGGTTTCTTACCCAGTAACGATCTCTCCCAACCCACTGGCTTCTTAGCTCAGCCCATGAag CAACAGGCATGGGCCACAGATGATGTGGCTCAGATCTATGATAAGTGCATTGCTGATTTGGAGCAACATCTTCATGCCATCCCTCCTTCCCATGGAATAAACAATCTGACCCAGTCACTGCGCAGCCTGCTGGAAGCTGTTGCTTTGGCTAGAAACTCCAGGGATGGCATTGCTGCACTTGGGCTTCTGCAGAAG gcaGTGGAAGGTCTTCTGGATGCTACAAGTGGGGCTGATGCAGATTTGCTGCTTCGCTACAGAGAGTGCCACCTGCTGGTGCTTAAAGCCCTACAGGATGGACGTGCCTATGGACCACAATGGTGCAATAAGCAGATCACAAG GTGTCTGATTGAATGCCGTGATGAGTACAAATACAACGTTGAGGCAGTGGAGCTCCTGATCAGGAACCATCTTGTGAATATGCAGCAGTATGACCTGCACTTGGCACAG TCTATGGAGAATGGACTGCATTATATGGCAGTGGCATTTGCCATGCAGTTGGTGAAGCTGCTTCTGGTGGATGAACGAAGCGTCAGCCACGTCACAGAGGCTGACCTCTTCCACACAATTGAAACTTTGATGAGGACCTGTGCACATTCTAGAGCCAACGCACCTGAGGG CCTTCCCCAGCTGATGGATGTTGTCCGCTCCAACTATGAGGCCATGATTGATAGAGCTCACAGCGGACCCAACTTTATGATGCACTCTGGGATTTCACAGGCTTCAGAATATGATGATCCTCCAGGCCTAAGGGAGAAGGCAGAGTACCTCTTGAGAGAATGGGTTAACCTGTATCACTCAGCTGCTGCTGGCAGAGATAGCACCAAAGCCTTTTCTGCCTTTGTTGGCCAG ATGCACCAGCAGGGTATTCTGAAAACCGATGACCTGATCACAAGGTTTTTCCGGCTGTGCACAGAAATGTGCGTGGAGATAAGCTACCGGGCACAGGCTGAGCAGCAGCACAATCCGGCTGCTAGTGCAGCAATTATCAGAGCGAAGTGTTACCACAACCTGGATGCCTTTGTCAGGCTCATAGCCCTGTTGGTCAAACACTCTGGAGAGGCTACCAACACAGTGACAAAAATCAACCTCCTCAACAAG GTGCTGGGCATTGTGGTTGGGGTGTTGATCCAAGACCATGATGTTCGTCAGACAGAATTTCAGCAGCTGCCATACCACCGCATTTTTATCATGCTGCTTTTGGAGCTCAATGCCCCTGAACATGTCCTCGAGACCATTAACTTCCAGACACTCACTGCCTTCTG CAATACCTTTCACATCCTGAGACCTACTAAAGCACCTGGCTTTGTGTACGCCTGGCTGGAGCTCATCTCCCATCGAATCTTTATTGCCAGGATGcttgcacacacaccacagcagAAG GGTTGGCCAATGTATGCACAGCTGCTAATTGATCTGTTCAAGTACCTGGCCCCTTTCTTGAGGAATGTTGAGCTCAACAAACCTATGCAAATCCTCTACAAG GGCACACTGCGAGTGCTGCTGGTCCTGCTCCATGACTTCCCAGAGTTCCTGTGTGACTACCATTATGGCTTCTGTGATGTTATCCCACCCAACTGCATCCAGCTCCGCAACCTCATCCTCAGTGCCTTTCCACGCAACATGAGGCTCCCTGATCCTTTCACACCTAATCTAAAG GTTGACATGCTGAGTGAGATAAACATCGCTCCGCGCATCCTCACAAACTTTACAGGGGTTATGCCCTCCCAATTCAAGAAAGATCTGGATTCGTATCTCAAGACCCGCTCACCAGTCACTTTCCTGTCTGAGCTGCGCAGCAACCTGCAG tttttatcttttgtctcCCAGGTATCTAATGAGCCAGGCAACCGCTACAACATCCAACTGATCAATGCTCTGGTGTTGTATGTAGGGACACAAGCAATTGCTCACATTCACAACAAGGGTAGCACCCCCTCCATGAGCACAATCACCCACTCTGCGCACATGGACATATTCCAGAATCTAGCTGTGGATTTGGACACAGAAG GGCGTTACCTTTTCTTGAATGCAATTGCCAATCAGCTGCGCTACCCCAACAGCCACACTCACTACTTCAGCTGCACCATGCTCTATTTGTTTGCTGAGGCCAACACAGAGGCCATCCAGGAGCAAATTACACG gGTTTTGTTGGAGAGGCTGATAGTGAACAGGCCACACCCCTGGGGTCTCCTAATCACCTTCATTGAGCTAATCAAGAATCCTGCCTTCAAGTTCTGGAGTCATGACTTTGTGCACTGTGCCCCTGAGATTGAAAA GCTGTTCCAGTCAGTAGCCCAATGCTGCATGGGACAAAAGCAGGCTCAGCAGGTGATGGAGGGCACTGGAGCCAGCTAG